From Catenulispora sp. GP43, one genomic window encodes:
- a CDS encoding MFS transporter, translating into MSETQDRQASGPKWWTLTAVCLGTLMLLLDITIVNVALPQIQSSLGASFSDVQWVVDAYALTLAALLLTTGSLADQFGRRRLYLIGLALFTGASVLCGAAQSPLMLELSRGAQGVGGAAMFSVSLALLATAFRGKDRGVAFGVWGALTGIAVAVGPVVGGVLVSGLSWRWIFFVNVPVGIVALVLTALRVAESREKQARRPDWAGFVTFSAALAALVYGLIESGRVGFSDAKVLACFAGSAVLLVVFVAVERRSRHPMFDLGLFRLPTFVGGDITAFAMSAGMFSMLLYLVLYLQDVLGYSALQTGVRLLVLSGGMLVASAVSGRLSVKVPIRALIGPGLALIGVGLLLMRGLGATSTWTHLIPGLVIGGVGVGLVNPPLASTAVGVVEPRRAGMASGINSTFRQVGIATGIALLGTLFANRLTSAVTELSARTPLAAHSADISTALRNGDAKTLFATTPPEQRGQLTLIARGAFTTGLNEILLVGAVTCFVAAVLAAVLIRTKDFHTEDAG; encoded by the coding sequence ATGAGTGAGACACAGGACCGGCAGGCGTCCGGCCCGAAGTGGTGGACCCTGACCGCGGTCTGCCTGGGCACCCTCATGCTTCTGCTGGACATCACGATCGTCAACGTGGCGCTGCCGCAGATCCAGAGTTCGCTGGGGGCCTCGTTCTCCGACGTGCAGTGGGTGGTGGACGCCTACGCGCTGACGCTCGCCGCGCTGCTGCTGACCACCGGATCCCTCGCCGACCAGTTCGGACGGCGCCGGCTGTACCTGATCGGCCTGGCGCTGTTCACCGGGGCCTCGGTGCTGTGCGGAGCCGCGCAGTCCCCGCTGATGCTGGAGTTGTCCCGTGGTGCGCAAGGGGTCGGCGGGGCGGCGATGTTCTCGGTGTCGCTGGCGCTGCTGGCCACGGCGTTCCGCGGCAAGGACCGCGGTGTCGCCTTCGGGGTGTGGGGCGCGCTGACCGGGATCGCGGTGGCGGTCGGGCCGGTGGTCGGCGGGGTGCTGGTCTCCGGGCTGTCCTGGCGCTGGATCTTCTTCGTGAACGTCCCGGTCGGGATCGTGGCGCTGGTGCTGACCGCGCTGCGGGTGGCCGAGTCGCGGGAGAAGCAGGCCCGGCGGCCGGACTGGGCCGGCTTCGTGACGTTCTCGGCCGCGCTGGCCGCCCTGGTGTACGGCCTCATCGAATCCGGCCGTGTCGGCTTCTCCGACGCCAAGGTGCTGGCGTGCTTCGCCGGCTCGGCGGTGCTGCTCGTCGTGTTCGTGGCCGTCGAGAGGCGCAGCCGGCATCCGATGTTCGACCTGGGCCTGTTCCGGCTGCCCACGTTCGTCGGCGGCGACATCACCGCGTTCGCGATGTCGGCCGGGATGTTCTCGATGCTGCTGTACCTCGTGCTGTACCTGCAGGACGTGCTGGGCTACAGCGCCCTGCAGACCGGCGTGCGCCTGCTCGTGCTGTCCGGCGGCATGCTCGTGGCCAGCGCGGTGTCCGGCCGGCTGAGCGTCAAGGTCCCGATCCGCGCCCTGATCGGGCCGGGCCTGGCGCTGATCGGCGTCGGGCTGCTGCTGATGCGCGGGCTGGGCGCCACCTCGACCTGGACCCACCTGATCCCCGGCCTCGTCATCGGCGGCGTCGGCGTGGGCCTGGTCAACCCGCCGCTGGCCTCCACCGCGGTCGGCGTCGTCGAACCGCGCCGGGCCGGCATGGCCTCCGGGATCAACTCCACGTTCCGGCAGGTCGGGATCGCCACCGGTATCGCGCTGCTGGGCACGCTGTTCGCCAACCGCCTCACCTCGGCGGTGACCGAGCTGTCGGCCCGGACCCCGCTGGCCGCGCACAGCGCCGACATCTCCACGGCTCTGCGCAACGGAGACGCCAAGACCCTGTTCGCCACGACACCGCCGGAGCAGCGCGGTCAGCTCACGCTGATCGCCCGCGGGGCCTTCACCACCGGGCTGAACGAGATCCTGCTGGTCGGTGCCGTCACGTGCTTCGTCGCCGCGGTGCTGGCCGCGGTCCTCATCCGGACCAAGGACTTCCACACCGAGGACGCGGGCTGA
- a CDS encoding recombinase family protein has translation MALLDEAGAVGAFYCCVPRRGDDDQTPVDVQERQGRKYAASIGITVPAHLVFADQRRAVWNPGGARPGWARLLTALRSGRVAALVVIKPAMLVRHRAADAVELLIAAQEHGVDLYSMGDALDLADPGGREAALTQARQHAGKAASLSKTVQKLRRQNADDGRPHGGGRRAYGYGPGMDPLIEDEARTIREIYARYLAGDSLRAIAGDLNARAIPTVTGASWTTGGVTRILVAPRYAGLRVFQGGVESIDGLRQAVWEPCVGIEDWQRAQAERAARTAATDNRPRADYLLTGLVVCERCRDHMVGSIVGDYRMYACPSKNKPQPNRCNRYIAAKSLERYVQQAAIDLLQNTGATPAPSDLPVTVRRGPVGAPGRPDQFRTGHGRVETQSANVLDGVVTGPEAGEAWSRLPEARRRAVLRFLFASVEIGEKTTSRSVFDTSRINILPGVSLDERVVGG, from the coding sequence ATGGCTTTGCTGGACGAGGCTGGTGCCGTAGGAGCGTTCTACTGTTGTGTTCCGAGGCGGGGCGACGATGATCAGACTCCCGTCGACGTGCAGGAACGGCAGGGACGCAAGTACGCGGCGTCGATCGGGATCACGGTGCCGGCGCACCTGGTGTTCGCCGACCAGCGCCGCGCGGTGTGGAATCCGGGCGGTGCCCGGCCGGGGTGGGCGAGGCTGCTTACGGCTCTGCGTAGTGGTCGCGTGGCGGCTTTGGTGGTGATCAAACCGGCGATGCTGGTGCGCCACCGGGCGGCCGACGCGGTCGAGTTGCTGATCGCCGCGCAGGAGCACGGCGTGGATCTGTACTCGATGGGCGACGCGCTGGATCTGGCCGATCCCGGCGGCCGCGAGGCGGCGCTGACCCAGGCGCGCCAGCACGCGGGGAAGGCCGCCTCGCTGTCGAAGACGGTGCAGAAGTTGCGGCGTCAGAACGCTGACGACGGCCGGCCCCACGGCGGCGGCCGCCGGGCGTACGGCTACGGACCCGGCATGGACCCGCTGATCGAGGACGAGGCCCGTACGATCCGCGAGATCTACGCGCGCTACCTGGCCGGCGACAGCCTGCGCGCCATCGCCGGCGACCTGAACGCCCGCGCCATCCCGACCGTGACCGGCGCCAGTTGGACCACCGGCGGCGTCACCCGGATCCTGGTCGCCCCGCGCTACGCGGGCCTGCGCGTGTTCCAGGGCGGCGTCGAGTCGATCGACGGCCTGCGCCAGGCGGTCTGGGAGCCCTGCGTCGGCATCGAGGACTGGCAGCGGGCCCAGGCCGAGCGCGCGGCCCGCACCGCGGCCACCGACAACAGGCCGCGCGCGGACTACCTGCTGACCGGCCTCGTGGTGTGCGAGCGCTGCCGCGACCACATGGTGGGCTCGATCGTGGGCGACTACCGGATGTACGCGTGCCCCTCGAAGAACAAGCCGCAGCCCAACCGCTGCAACCGCTACATAGCCGCCAAGTCGCTGGAGCGGTACGTCCAGCAGGCGGCGATCGACCTGTTGCAGAACACCGGCGCGACCCCGGCGCCCTCGGACCTCCCGGTGACGGTCCGGCGCGGGCCGGTCGGGGCGCCTGGTCGCCCGGACCAGTTCCGCACCGGGCACGGCCGGGTCGAGACGCAGAGCGCGAATGTACTGGACGGCGTGGTCACCGGGCCGGAGGCGGGCGAGGCGTGGTCGCGGCTGCCGGAGGCGCGGCGGCGGGCGGTGCTGCGGTTCCTGTTCGCTTCGGTGGAGATCGGGGAGAAGACGACGAGCCGGAGCGTGTTCGATACGAGTCGGATCAACATTCTGCCGGGGGTTTCCTTGGACGAGCGGGTGGTGGGTGGCTGA
- a CDS encoding CrcB family protein: MSPDASLKPADGLPTDPDVAEPSPGPRRSRTPRRVLAAIAAGGALGGPVRYGLGLAFPTAPHTFPATTFAINVTGSFVLALLMVLILDVWPPNAYVRPFFCVGFLGAYTTFSTWMVDTDRLISAGAYGTAAVNVLLSLAAGIAATSLGLSVGRGLAAWRIKRGGGGGSDADASSAEPASATATATATSASSAPAEIGGRL, from the coding sequence GTGAGCCCCGATGCCTCCCTGAAGCCGGCTGACGGCCTGCCCACCGATCCGGATGTGGCAGAACCCTCCCCCGGGCCGCGCCGGTCCCGTACGCCGCGGCGGGTCCTGGCCGCGATCGCAGCCGGCGGCGCCCTGGGCGGCCCTGTGCGCTACGGCCTGGGCCTGGCGTTCCCGACCGCACCGCACACCTTCCCGGCCACCACGTTCGCGATCAACGTCACCGGGTCGTTCGTGCTGGCCCTGCTGATGGTGCTGATCCTCGACGTGTGGCCGCCGAACGCGTACGTGCGCCCCTTCTTCTGCGTCGGGTTCCTCGGCGCCTACACCACGTTCTCCACGTGGATGGTCGACACCGACCGGCTGATCTCGGCCGGGGCGTACGGGACCGCGGCGGTGAACGTGCTGCTCAGTCTGGCCGCCGGGATCGCGGCGACCAGCCTGGGGCTGAGCGTGGGCCGGGGCTTGGCCGCCTGGCGGATCAAGCGCGGCGGGGGCGGGGGTTCCGACGCCGACGCCTCGTCCGCAGAGCCGGCATCGGCGACGGCGACGGCGACGGCGACGTCAGCATCGTCGGCGCCCGCCGAGATCGGAGGACGGCTATGA
- a CDS encoding patatin-like phospholipase family protein — protein MVTSKPVAFVLGGGGPLGAYEVGMLKALIERDIRPDLVLGSSVGALNGAAIAADPQPEAVTRLESLWVSLRERGVFADNLFAQMGTALRSRTHLFSNAALRGLLEREFGHRLIEDLEVPFACVAASIERAAEHWFTSGPLVQAVLASSAVPGLLPPVPIGGEHFLDGGLVDSVPVGRALASGAGTIYVLHVGRIDQPLRPPRTPREVAVVAFEIARRHRLVHALSNPVDGVEVHVLPTGAPGGTTDLRPRYGRRGLGLVEERIERAHQASSAYLVKHAS, from the coding sequence ATGGTGACGAGCAAACCGGTGGCTTTCGTGCTCGGCGGCGGCGGGCCGCTGGGGGCCTACGAAGTGGGGATGCTCAAAGCCCTGATAGAGCGGGACATCCGCCCGGACCTGGTCCTAGGCTCCTCCGTCGGCGCGCTCAACGGCGCGGCGATCGCCGCCGATCCGCAGCCGGAGGCCGTGACGCGTCTGGAGAGCCTGTGGGTCTCGCTGCGGGAGCGCGGCGTGTTCGCGGACAACCTGTTCGCCCAGATGGGGACCGCGCTGCGCAGCCGGACGCACCTGTTCTCCAACGCGGCGCTGCGCGGGCTGCTGGAGCGCGAGTTCGGGCACCGGCTGATCGAGGACCTGGAAGTCCCCTTCGCCTGCGTCGCCGCCTCGATCGAGCGGGCCGCGGAGCACTGGTTCACCTCCGGCCCGCTGGTCCAGGCGGTGCTGGCGTCCTCGGCGGTGCCCGGCCTGCTGCCGCCGGTCCCAATCGGCGGAGAACACTTCCTGGACGGCGGGCTGGTGGACAGCGTCCCGGTCGGCCGGGCGCTGGCCTCGGGAGCCGGCACCATCTACGTGCTGCACGTCGGGCGGATCGACCAGCCGCTGCGTCCCCCGCGCACGCCGCGCGAGGTGGCCGTGGTCGCCTTCGAGATCGCCCGGCGGCACCGGCTGGTGCACGCGCTGAGCAACCCGGTGGACGGGGTCGAGGTGCACGTGCTGCCCACGGGGGCGCCGGGCGGGACCACCGATCTGCGGCCCCGCTACGGACGGCGCGGCCTGGGCCTGGTCGAGGAGCGCATCGAGCGCGCGCATCAGGCTTCTTCGGCCTATCTCGTGAAGCACGCGTCATGA
- a CDS encoding YihY/virulence factor BrkB family protein, which translates to MPDLQPLLRRIDRFQQRHPALAYPIAVWKKFSDDQAGYLCALLTFFAFVSLFPLLLVLVTVLGLLLHGNPELQHRVLNSALADFPVIGQQLRTNVNGIGRSGLGLAVGIIGSLLGARGLADATQYALNKLWAVPYTRRPGFPHNWLRSYGIIAVLGLGVLATTFLSGIGAWGGQGAFGVGVQVASVALSLIVNVGLFWLAFHLATASEIGWRDQWLAAALAGVVWQILQITGGLIVAHQLRDSSSLYGVFGVVLGLLAWLYLQARLTVYAVEADVVRVRRLWPRSMFPPPFTDEDARVYHSYERMEQRVEQESAD; encoded by the coding sequence ATGCCGGATCTCCAACCGCTCCTGCGCAGGATCGACCGGTTCCAGCAACGTCACCCGGCGCTGGCCTATCCGATCGCGGTGTGGAAGAAGTTCAGCGACGACCAGGCCGGCTATCTGTGCGCCCTGCTGACCTTCTTCGCCTTCGTGTCGCTGTTCCCGCTGCTGCTGGTTCTGGTGACGGTGCTGGGCCTGCTCCTGCACGGCAACCCGGAGCTGCAACACCGGGTCCTGAACTCGGCCCTGGCCGACTTCCCGGTGATCGGGCAGCAGCTGAGGACGAACGTCAACGGCATCGGCCGCAGCGGCCTGGGACTGGCCGTCGGCATCATCGGCTCGCTGCTGGGCGCCAGGGGCCTGGCCGACGCGACCCAGTACGCGCTGAACAAACTCTGGGCCGTGCCCTACACGCGCCGGCCCGGCTTCCCGCACAACTGGCTGCGCAGCTACGGCATCATCGCGGTCCTCGGCCTCGGCGTGCTGGCCACGACCTTCCTGTCCGGCATCGGCGCCTGGGGCGGCCAGGGGGCGTTCGGCGTCGGCGTCCAGGTGGCCTCGGTGGCGCTGTCGCTGATCGTCAACGTGGGCCTGTTCTGGCTGGCCTTCCACCTGGCGACGGCCAGCGAGATCGGCTGGCGCGACCAGTGGCTGGCGGCGGCGCTGGCCGGCGTGGTGTGGCAGATCCTGCAGATCACCGGCGGCCTGATCGTCGCGCACCAGTTGCGCGATTCCTCGTCGCTCTACGGCGTGTTCGGGGTCGTCCTCGGCCTGCTGGCCTGGCTGTATCTGCAGGCGCGGCTCACGGTGTACGCGGTGGAGGCCGACGTGGTCCGGGTCAGGCGGCTGTGGCCCCGCAGCATGTTCCCGCCGCCGTTCACCGATGAGGACGCACGGGTCTACCACTCGTATGAGCGGATGGAGCAGCGGGTCGAGCAAGAGTCGGCGGATTGA
- a CDS encoding putative Ig domain-containing protein → MRISSRLRAFAGLATAVAMGSALAIGSASGATASAAQSSSSVASATTAMIAAEAAGSAHASQPALTAANQSSAHACPAVIVVGHQSCFALKRNAVQPSAVTPNAIPSGVGYGPSQLQSAYNLTSASASNGAGRTIALVDAYDDANAASDLAAYRSAAGLPAGTFSKVNQSGAASPLPSAPPAGDDWTLEESLDLDMASAICPLCKIVLVEANDDSSDGLYVAQNTAASLAGYISNSWGGSESSTESSMDSQYFTHASGIVTTVSAGDSDYGVSYPATSPNVVSVGGTNLATASNSRGWTESVWNTSTGSEGTGSGCSAYEAEPSWQTALNLPSGCSKRIDNDVAADADPATGVAVYDTSNGNTGWNEVGGTSASSPMVAAMYALAGNAGATPAQDVYQHTSNFYDVTSGNDGSCTPSYLCTAGTGYDGPTGIGTPNGITGLQTGGGGTETVSVTNPGTQTSTQNTAISTLQISATDSAGKSLTYSATGLPAGLSISSSGAITGTPTGTGSSSVTVTASSGTASGSTSFTWTVNPQGGTETVTVNNPGTQTSTQGTAISTLQISGSDSAGKSLTYSATGLPAGLSISSSGAITGTPTGTGTSSVTVTASSGTASGSTTFSWTVNPSGGGGCTATQLLGNPGFETGSASPWTATAGVINNDTTSEPAHSGSYDAWLDGYGTTHTDTLAQKVSISSTCKTANFAFWLHIDTAETTTSTAYDKLSVQVLNSSGTVLGTLATYSNLNHNTGYTQHSFSLASYIGQTVTLKFTGSEDVSLQTSFVVDDTALNVN, encoded by the coding sequence GTGAGAATCAGCTCACGTCTGCGCGCGTTCGCGGGCCTGGCGACAGCCGTCGCCATGGGCAGCGCGCTCGCGATCGGCTCCGCGTCGGGGGCCACCGCCTCCGCCGCGCAGTCCTCGTCCTCGGTCGCGTCGGCGACCACCGCGATGATCGCCGCCGAGGCCGCGGGTTCGGCGCACGCCTCGCAGCCGGCCCTCACGGCCGCGAACCAGAGCTCGGCGCACGCCTGTCCCGCTGTGATAGTGGTCGGGCACCAGTCCTGCTTCGCCCTGAAGCGGAACGCGGTGCAGCCCTCGGCCGTCACCCCGAACGCCATCCCGTCCGGGGTCGGCTACGGGCCCTCGCAGCTGCAGTCGGCCTACAACCTGACCTCGGCCTCGGCCTCGAACGGCGCCGGGCGCACCATCGCCCTGGTCGACGCCTACGACGACGCCAACGCCGCGTCCGACCTGGCGGCCTACCGCTCGGCGGCCGGCCTGCCCGCGGGCACCTTCTCCAAGGTGAACCAGAGCGGCGCGGCCTCCCCGCTGCCCTCGGCCCCGCCGGCCGGCGACGACTGGACCCTGGAGGAGTCGCTGGACCTGGACATGGCCTCCGCGATCTGCCCGCTGTGCAAGATCGTGCTGGTCGAGGCGAACGACGACTCCAGCGACGGCCTGTACGTCGCGCAGAACACGGCAGCGAGCCTGGCCGGCTATATCTCCAACTCCTGGGGCGGCTCGGAGTCCTCGACCGAGAGCTCGATGGACTCGCAGTACTTCACCCACGCCTCCGGCATCGTGACCACCGTGTCCGCCGGTGACTCGGACTACGGCGTCAGCTACCCGGCGACCTCGCCCAACGTGGTGTCGGTCGGCGGCACGAACCTGGCGACGGCCTCCAACAGCCGCGGCTGGACGGAGTCCGTCTGGAACACCTCCACCGGCTCGGAGGGCACCGGCTCGGGCTGCTCGGCCTACGAGGCGGAGCCGTCCTGGCAGACCGCGCTGAACCTCCCGTCGGGCTGCTCCAAGCGCATCGACAACGACGTCGCCGCCGACGCCGACCCGGCCACCGGCGTCGCCGTCTACGACACCTCCAACGGCAACACCGGCTGGAACGAGGTCGGCGGCACGTCGGCGTCCTCCCCGATGGTCGCCGCGATGTACGCCCTGGCCGGCAACGCCGGCGCCACCCCGGCGCAGGACGTCTACCAGCACACCAGCAACTTCTACGACGTCACCTCCGGCAACGACGGCAGCTGCACCCCCAGCTACCTGTGCACCGCCGGCACCGGCTACGACGGCCCCACCGGCATCGGCACCCCGAACGGCATCACCGGCCTGCAGACCGGCGGCGGCGGGACCGAGACCGTCTCGGTGACCAACCCGGGCACCCAGACCTCGACGCAGAACACCGCGATCAGCACCCTGCAGATCTCGGCGACGGACTCCGCGGGCAAGTCGCTGACGTACTCGGCCACCGGCCTGCCGGCCGGCCTGTCGATCAGCAGCTCCGGCGCCATCACCGGCACCCCGACCGGCACCGGCTCCTCCTCCGTGACCGTCACCGCCTCCTCGGGCACCGCCTCGGGGTCGACCTCCTTCACCTGGACGGTGAACCCGCAGGGCGGGACCGAGACGGTCACCGTCAACAACCCCGGCACCCAGACCTCGACCCAGGGCACCGCGATCAGCACCCTGCAGATCTCCGGCTCGGACTCCGCCGGCAAGTCGCTGACCTACTCGGCCACCGGCCTGCCGGCCGGCCTGTCGATCAGCAGCTCCGGCGCCATCACCGGCACCCCGACCGGCACCGGCACCTCCAGCGTCACGGTGACGGCGTCCTCGGGCACCGCCTCGGGCTCGACCACCTTCTCCTGGACCGTCAACCCGTCCGGCGGCGGCGGATGCACCGCGACCCAACTGCTGGGCAACCCCGGCTTCGAGACCGGTAGCGCCTCCCCGTGGACCGCGACCGCCGGCGTCATCAACAACGACACCACCTCCGAGCCGGCCCACTCCGGCAGCTACGACGCCTGGCTCGACGGCTACGGCACCACCCACACCGACACCCTCGCGCAGAAGGTGAGCATCTCGTCCACCTGCAAGACGGCGAACTTCGCCTTCTGGCTGCACATCGACACCGCCGAAACCACGACCAGCACCGCCTACGACAAGCTGTCGGTGCAGGTCCTGAACTCCTCCGGCACCGTCCTGGGCACCCTGGCCACCTACTCCAACCTCAACCACAACACCGGCTACACCCAGCACTCCTTCAGCCTGGCCAGCTACATCGGCCAGACCGTCACCCTGAAGTTCACCGGCAGCGAGGATGTCTCGCTGCAGACGTCGTTCGTCGTGGATGACACGGCACTGAACGTCAACTAG
- a CDS encoding DUF5709 domain-containing protein, translating to MSTGPVEPTGPVDPEAYNAAEDLDQLEADDSQVGGGDPGDPGYSPPERPLGMRTELTFGDRLEEEEPDPDTDADWDGIGDTRDTDGELMDDQVGDERAGRLVSPDEDRAVEAEPDMVARDVGIDGAAASAEEAAMHVVDVEERP from the coding sequence ATGAGCACGGGACCCGTAGAGCCCACCGGGCCGGTCGACCCGGAGGCGTACAACGCGGCCGAGGACCTGGACCAGCTCGAAGCCGACGATTCCCAGGTCGGCGGGGGTGATCCCGGCGATCCGGGCTACTCGCCGCCGGAGCGCCCCCTGGGGATGCGCACCGAGCTGACGTTCGGCGACCGGCTGGAGGAAGAGGAGCCGGACCCCGATACCGACGCCGACTGGGACGGGATCGGCGACACCCGCGACACCGACGGCGAGCTGATGGACGACCAGGTCGGCGACGAGCGCGCGGGCCGCCTGGTCTCGCCGGACGAGGACCGGGCCGTCGAGGCCGAACCGGACATGGTCGCCCGGGACGTGGGCATCGACGGCGCCGCCGCCTCGGCCGAGGAGGCGGCCATGCACGTCGTGGACGTGGAGGAGCGGCCCTGA
- the crcB gene encoding fluoride efflux transporter CrcB translates to MITLLAVSAASALGAPARYLLDRAIAARRGSALPLGTMAINLTGAFLLGLLTGLAAHHGLPKTAVLVLGTGFCGAYTTFSTFSYETIRLVEDGSIAEAGSNVAVSLVAGMGTAALGLGLALLL, encoded by the coding sequence GTGATCACGCTGCTCGCCGTCTCGGCCGCCTCCGCGCTCGGCGCCCCGGCCCGCTACCTGCTGGACCGGGCGATCGCCGCCCGCCGCGGCTCCGCGCTGCCGCTGGGCACCATGGCCATCAACCTCACCGGCGCCTTCCTGCTCGGCCTGCTGACCGGCCTCGCGGCGCACCACGGCCTGCCGAAGACCGCCGTGCTGGTGCTCGGCACCGGATTCTGCGGCGCCTACACCACTTTCTCGACGTTCTCCTACGAGACCATACGCCTGGTCGAGGACGGCTCGATCGCCGAGGCCGGCAGCAACGTCGCGGTCAGCCTGGTCGCCGGGATGGGGACGGCGGCACTCGGACTCGGCCTCGCCCTGCTGCTGTGA
- a CDS encoding 1-acyl-sn-glycerol-3-phosphate acyltransferase, with product MTGAARGFGRRTAGVLLVLVVAVVVLPIALLCAVFTALTSPLHLRVGRVRRVVAVAAVYSVTEIVGLARAAWQRVRFVLDRDDVRDRRSRVRSLTASLSALRAAARRYGRLQVKLARPTTHDPDSASHGPGTLTLPAGPLIVCGRHGGVGGAFLLAQILLADFGRLPRVVLKQTLAWDPLIDTLLSRIPHAFIDPQPGDQGATAARIGVLAEGMDADDALLIFPEGGNFTPRRRIRAIHRLRRRGLAKAASHAEQLRHVLPPHPDGLFSALDAAPDADVVFVAHTGLEHVQSAADMWRALPLRLPVVFTWWTVPAAEIPREEEARVRWLEENWSRIDGWVAASRGTGSLTAS from the coding sequence ATGACCGGGGCGGCGCGCGGTTTCGGACGCCGGACGGCGGGTGTGCTTCTGGTGCTGGTCGTGGCGGTCGTGGTGCTGCCGATCGCGCTCTTGTGCGCGGTGTTCACCGCGCTCACCTCGCCGCTGCATCTGCGCGTCGGGCGGGTCCGGCGGGTCGTGGCGGTCGCGGCGGTGTATTCGGTCACTGAGATCGTCGGTCTGGCCCGCGCGGCATGGCAGCGGGTTCGCTTCGTCCTCGACCGCGACGACGTTCGGGATCGGCGCTCGCGCGTCCGGTCGCTGACCGCATCGCTGAGCGCACTGCGAGCGGCGGCACGCCGCTACGGACGGCTCCAGGTCAAGCTCGCGCGCCCGACCACGCATGACCCTGATTCAGCATCGCACGGCCCTGGCACGCTGACGCTCCCCGCCGGACCGCTGATCGTCTGCGGCCGCCACGGCGGCGTCGGCGGGGCATTCCTGCTGGCGCAGATCCTGCTCGCCGACTTCGGGCGTCTCCCCCGGGTGGTGCTGAAGCAGACCCTGGCCTGGGACCCGCTGATCGACACGCTCCTCAGCCGCATCCCGCACGCCTTCATCGACCCCCAGCCCGGCGACCAGGGCGCCACCGCCGCCCGCATCGGCGTCCTGGCCGAGGGCATGGACGCCGACGACGCCCTGCTGATCTTCCCCGAGGGCGGCAACTTCACGCCCCGGCGCCGCATCCGCGCCATCCACCGACTGCGCCGCCGCGGCCTGGCCAAGGCCGCCTCGCACGCCGAGCAGCTCCGCCACGTCCTGCCGCCCCACCCCGACGGCCTGTTCTCCGCCCTCGATGCGGCACCGGACGCGGACGTGGTCTTCGTGGCGCACACCGGACTGGAGCACGTGCAGTCGGCCGCCGACATGTGGCGCGCGCTGCCCCTGCGCCTACCGGTGGTGTTCACGTGGTGGACGGTGCCGGCCGCGGAGATACCGCGCGAGGAGGAGGCACGGGTCCGCTGGCTGGAGGAAAACTGGTCGCGGATCGACGGTTGGGTGGCGGCTTCACGCGGGACGGGGAGTCTGACCGCGTCGTGA